The following are from one region of the Thermococcus cleftensis genome:
- a CDS encoding NifB/NifX family molybdenum-iron cluster-binding protein translates to MRCLKVAFGMENDEKLIDAHYGDSEFFAIYEVCEDGSVKLLEKRRNRAKDLEEEHDEGHGDPRKFKAVVSQLLDVDVLAAFRMGPNFLRIRDKTNKVAFFTRTRDLKVALQRLIENFDELWEQVQAKKAEKPPIEE, encoded by the coding sequence ATGAGGTGCCTGAAGGTTGCCTTTGGAATGGAGAACGACGAGAAGCTCATAGACGCCCACTACGGCGACTCCGAGTTCTTCGCGATCTACGAGGTCTGCGAGGACGGAAGTGTTAAGTTGCTTGAAAAGAGGCGCAACAGGGCCAAGGACCTTGAAGAGGAGCACGACGAGGGGCACGGGGACCCGAGGAAGTTCAAGGCAGTTGTCAGCCAGCTCCTGGACGTTGACGTTCTGGCAGCGTTCAGGATGGGCCCGAACTTCTTGCGCATCAGAGACAAGACCAACAAGGTGGCCTTCTTCACGAGGACGAGGGATTTAAAGGTGGCCCTTCAGAGGCTCATCGAGAACTTCGACGAACTGTGGGAGCAGGTTCAGGCGAAGAAGGCCGAGAAACCGCCGATAGAGGAGTGA
- a CDS encoding nucleotide-binding protein, translating to MQIAVSGGKGGTGKSTVAINLAIALGEHYDLALADLDVEAPNDHLLLGVELSNEEPVELFMPRFDYSKCTRCRKCAEVCEEHAIITMRDGTPFLMPNLCSGCAACEIVCPVPGAILPGKKLMGHTYLTETPYGFPLVTGKLLEGEERAMPIVSRAKKRAQALGKELLLVDTAAGTSNTVSKALEDSRLIIAVTEPTPLGIHDGELILRLAKLMDIPAMVVVNRSDLGDVGRVREIAERYGAEVIAEIPYSENVIRSYVEGKPIVLSDYPEAGIFREIASRVVEFLGGGE from the coding sequence TTGCAGATAGCGGTGAGCGGTGGGAAGGGAGGAACCGGAAAGTCAACGGTCGCGATAAACCTCGCGATAGCACTTGGAGAGCACTACGATCTGGCCCTGGCCGATCTCGACGTTGAGGCCCCCAACGACCACCTTCTCCTGGGCGTGGAGCTGTCCAACGAGGAGCCGGTGGAGCTGTTCATGCCCAGGTTTGACTACTCGAAGTGCACCCGGTGCAGGAAGTGCGCTGAGGTCTGTGAGGAGCACGCGATAATCACCATGCGCGACGGGACACCTTTCCTGATGCCGAACCTCTGCTCCGGCTGCGCTGCCTGTGAGATAGTCTGCCCGGTTCCAGGAGCGATTCTGCCGGGTAAAAAGCTGATGGGGCACACTTACCTTACCGAGACGCCCTACGGCTTTCCGCTCGTCACGGGCAAGCTCCTCGAAGGAGAGGAGAGGGCCATGCCGATAGTTTCGAGGGCGAAGAAGCGCGCCCAGGCCCTCGGGAAGGAGCTTCTCCTAGTGGACACTGCGGCCGGAACGAGCAACACGGTGTCGAAGGCCCTTGAGGACTCGAGACTCATCATAGCCGTCACGGAGCCGACGCCCCTCGGAATCCACGACGGCGAGCTGATACTCAGGCTGGCCAAGCTGATGGACATTCCCGCGATGGTCGTGGTGAACCGCTCCGACCTCGGCGACGTGGGCAGGGTGCGCGAGATAGCGGAGAGGTACGGGGCGGAAGTGATAGCCGAGATCCCCTACAGCGAGAACGTCATAAGGAGCTACGTTGAGGGGAAGCCTATAGTCCTGAGCGACTATCCTGAGGCCGGGATTTTCAGGGAGATCGCTTCCAGGGTCGTCGAGTTCCTCGGAGGTGGTGAGTGA